ACCCCGGTTCGGGGCGCCGTCCCCGTCGATCAGGGCGCCGTCTCCGTCGCCACCCAGTCCAGGTAGCCGGGACTGCCGGCCACCACCGGCACGGCGATCACCTCGGGCGTCTCGTACGAGTGCCGCTCGGCGACGAACTCGCCCAGCCGATCGGCGAGTTCGGCCCGGGTCTTGAGGTCGATCCGCCACTCCTCGGCGTCCTGCACCTCGCCCTCCCACCAGTACACCGACCGTACCGGGTACACCTGGGCGCAGGCCGCCAGCCGCTCCCGCACCACGGCGGACGCCAGGGCCCGGGCCCGCTCCTCGCTCTCGTGGGTGGTGGTCACCACGACGAAGCGCTGCTCGCTCGCTGTCATGCGCCGACGGTACCGCCGGGGCGGGCAGCTCGGTCGGTCAGGGCTTGCGGGCGGTGTGGACGGTCATGGCGGAGAGGTAGAAGGCGTCGGGGCGGTGGAGGATGCCGGTGGGGGCGTCCTCGGCGAGGAGGGCTTCGAGGGTGACGC
The genomic region above belongs to Streptomyces sp. 1331.2 and contains:
- the cutA gene encoding divalent-cation tolerance protein CutA; translation: MTASEQRFVVVTTTHESEERARALASAVVRERLAACAQVYPVRSVYWWEGEVQDAEEWRIDLKTRAELADRLGEFVAERHSYETPEVIAVPVVAGSPGYLDWVATETAP